The following coding sequences lie in one Leishmania donovani BPK282A1 complete genome, chromosome 11 genomic window:
- a CDS encoding 60S ribosomal protein L24, putative, protein MRIEQCSFCSAPIYPGHGQVFVRNDCKVFRFCSSKCRKNFGMKRNPMKLKWTKTFRKANGKELAVDSTMDFEQRRNIPVKYNRELLGDTLKVMKRVEKIKQRRQEDLWARRMEKARLQEKQEAASALKHNIDWIEDVEIKHKARDDLVAIQQEREDKKAKRREANKKRHQKQRLAEKATGTSAFRSAKKK, encoded by the coding sequence ATGAGGATTGAGCAGTGCTCCTTCTGCAGTGCCCCGATCTACCCGGGGCACGGGCAGGTGTTCGTGCGCAACGACTGCAAGGTCTTTCGCTTCTGCTCTAGCAAGTGCCGCAAGAACTTCGGCATGAAACGCAACCCGATGAAGCTGAAGTGGACGAAGACGTTCCGCAAGGCAAACGGCAAGGAGCTGGCGGTGGATAGCACCATGGACtttgagcagcgccgcaacaTTCCTGTCAAGTACAACCGCGAACTGCTGGGCGACACGCTGAAGGTGATGAAGCGCGTCGAGAAGAtcaagcagcggcgtcagGAGGACTTGTGGGCGAGGCGCATGGAGAAGGCCCGCCTTCAAGAGAAGCAAGAAGCTGCCTCGGCGCTTAAGCACAACATCGACTGGATCGAGGACGTTGAGATCAAGCACAAGGCGCGTGACGACCTGGTGGCCATCCAGCAGGAGCGCGAGGacaagaaggcgaagcgccGAGAGGCGAACAAGAAGCGTCACCAGAAGCAGCGCCTGGCCGAGAAGGCTACGGGCACGTCCGCCTTCCGTTCTGCCAAGAAGAAGTAg
- a CDS encoding ATPase, putative — MVLTRSQAKRGRSSDVGDDDDSSVVGPVSSDADTSDGEDVHRRSTAKPRSFPAETTPIKNGSLASGQRGASLLASPQGERLGRGCRVPHATVSLDEQYLAASLRRSKPLQRSPGHRGNDGDGVARTRSSDEENDALATHSRYPQREAAKRAMENLRSTLAHPNGAAGRGGSGAADDEDSDSNSMGAFNFRHHPELEEEIKKSREMYRRRCRNRNSASDDDEDESTASSSSEESADENAPARRATRGRPRLSTDWRGSAAAPSSNSPAGATTRRARAADADAVPIDSSISDASMREESVERMAQQDQRAGPSSSSSESGEGSLTGDFMTEAQRRHAVRQARESVTENININHYMADAVGVKDSKKVRRRQLDRRYRWLMHQEEDARTRADGYGGCAGAADGGSGGAATTANGALGDISPLQIDDGITFDSVGGLPEHIVTLREMVLLPLLYPDLFERLDLKAPRGVLFVGPPGTGKTLMARALANEGSGFARGSNTGGATPSQQQHRITFFVRKGADLLSKWVGESERQLKLLFEEAKRLQPSIIFFDEVDGLAPARHAKAEQTQAALVSTLLALLDGLEDRGQVVVIGATNRPDTLDPALRRPGRFDRELVFPLPDAAARRHILTIQLAKKAMPGNAAQRAALLKDLVEMTEGYTGADLAALCTEASLHRLRTALPQLYLSSQRLRVPSDVEKTQLHVRTEDFYAAAQLMQPSLRRPRNRGASGVTDSFLDPYIEVLLRGTRDATLAALAPSWSLVDKALRAGSRDCQDMATAVRSLCTVPIPQPPRPCLLVLREASDDLPSSWCAAAAAPVNRSAEQHQQQRTLRLHHLAISLLKGLPRLPQLTVHLPQLCWDDSESRGAWRASAAVADDCLGDRSGSRFAGISFTHMSHVVDSVRQCSPCVVYLSGVEEWLRGTSAERETAATDLSSDDEGVVRAGSEAASHTDSSRPDAFTTSADAKVAIDGAEGLSPVHQQQLSRRRQHLLQVFRYYLNTMADTDVIFLLPCATAATCELLIGPESPAPAASKPRTASTALSPQQLDSLSPSSPTLQADPPSAVQLRRFSARQQLLHPQFSVVVAAVSAAPLPNDLRHFVEYVYRIVAMTLQLHHRTAVASATSEPTKVHGETRATAAVGPSGALVVDKAPPSSPLSAANLRARRRADRAQRCELWRRVEYRRLQLRHVLMKWVSQYINSGKFKLLASADLDLAADSPQFKSWQQHTRHHRIGLQDILEKIEDEAYVCLSQYHDDIDQLVRNVRSFFRTRAAQDQRYRLKALDLKETCLLNMYKLNRAVIRFCEETRDIHEPSSDEDAADMGEAQRVGAEGPGRDPTALVSKDADPALIAEQSRRAMSFSQRPSAPVRRKSRRYYGERRRRRKPKKDSKAETRKTADEVVLTSDGGGDDDSVDGDEEGERVSNEGSASEKQAAAPAAEEEDVTANGSRTSASGMAKDRASVLITASSAQDWACGLLASLSYTRLYQVFKSMMRGLEMEVRGAECQVTSTVLPGEARKPNDAAGVPLIVTGDSERAPDAYAATVFRQLLLAAVGE, encoded by the coding sequence ATGGTGCTCACACGATCACAGGCCAAGCGCggtcgcagcagcgacgttggggatgacgacgacagcaGTGTAGTTGGCCCCGTCTCTTCGGACGCTGACACTTCAGACGGCGAAGATGTCCATCGCCGATCAACAGCAAAGCCGCGCTCGTTTCCTGCCGAGACAACACCCATAAAGAACGGCAGTTTGGCGAGTGGGCAGCGTGGCGCATCGCTGCTCGCGTCGCCGCAGGGAGAGCGACTTGGCCGCGGATGTCGGGTGCCACATGCCACCGTCTCCCTCGACGAGCAGTATCTCGCGGCCTCGTTGCGCCGCTCGAAGCCTCTGCAACGCAGCCCGGGACACCGTGGCAACGACGGGGACGGCGTAGCAAGGAcgagaagcagcgacgaAGAGAACGATGCCCTCGCCACCCACTCCCGATACCCGCAACGGGAGGCAGCGAAGAGGGCGATGGAGAATCTTCGCAGCACGCTCGCCCACCCCAACGGGGCTGCCGGacgtggcggcagtggcgcggcgGACGATGAGGACAGCGACAGCAATAGCATGGGCGCTTTCAACTTTCGCCATCACCCGGaactggaggaggagatcaaGAAGAGCCGCGAGATGTatcggcggcgatgccgcaaCAGGAACAGTGCtagcgacgatgacgaggatgagTCCAccgcttcttcctcctctgaGGAATCCGCCGATGAGAATGCTCCTGCCCGACGAGCCACGCGTGGGCGGCCTCGCCTCTCTACGGACTGGCgtggcagcgcggcggcaccgtcgtcaAACTCCCCAGCAGGGGCGACGACACGTCGCGcccgcgctgccgacgctgatGCCGTGCCGATCGACTCGTCCATCAGCGACGCCTCCATGCGGGAAGAAAGCGTCGAGCggatggcgcagcaggacCAGCGCGCCGgcccctcctcgtcctccagcGAAAGCGGTGAAGGCAGTCTCACTGGCGACTTCAtgacggaggcgcagcggcgccacgccgtccgccAAGCCCGCGAGAGCGTCACTGAGAACATCAACATCAACCACTACATGgcggacgccgtcggcgtaAAGGACTCGAAGAaagtccgccgccgccagctggATCGGCGCTACCGCTGGCTGATGCAccaggaggaggatgcgcgAACGCGGGCCGACGGCTatggcggctgcgcaggcgcagcggacggcgggagtggcggtgcggcgacaacggcgaACGGGGCGCTGGGGGACATCTCGCCCCTACAGATCGATGACGGCATAACCTTCGACAGCGTTGGCGGTCTTCCGGAGCACATCGTGACGCTGCGGGAGATGGTGTTGCTCCCGCTGCTCTACCCGGATCTGTTCGAGCGCCTTGACCTCAAGGCACCGCGTGGTGTGCTCTTCGTCGGCCCGCCCGGCACAGGGAAGACACTGATGGCTCGCGCGCTTGCCAACGAGGGGTCGGGGTTtgcgcgcggcagcaacacAGGCGGGGCGAcaccgtcgcagcagcagcatcgcatCACGTTCTTTGTTCGAAAAGGTGCGGATTTGCTCTCGAAGTGGGTAGGTGAAAGTGAGCGCCAGCTGAAGCTTCTCttcgaggaggcgaagcggctgcagccGAGCATCATCTTCTTCGACGAGGTGGACGGCCTCGCACCGGCGCGGCACGCCAAGGCGGAGCAGACACAGGCCGCCCTCGTCTCGACGTTGCTGGCGCTCCTGGACGGCCTGGAGGACCGCGGGCAGGTGGTCGTGATTGGGGCGACGAACCGGCCAGACACACTGGACCCCGCCCTGCGGCGCCCCGGCAGGTTTGATCGGGAGCTTGTGTTTCCGCTCCcagatgcggcggcgcggcgacacATCTTGACCATCCAgctggcgaagaaggcgatgCCTGGCAATGCGGCACAGCGCGCAGCCCTGTTGAAGGACTTGGTCGAGATGACTGAGGGCTACACTGGCGCCGACCTGGCTGCGCTGTGCACCGAAGCCAGtcttcaccgcctccgcacGGCACTTCCGCAGCTCTACCTTAGCAGCCAACGCTTGCGAGTGCCAAGCGATGTGGAGAAGACAcagctgcacgtgcgcaccgaAGACTTCTACGCTGCAGCTCAACTGATGCAGCCATCGCTGCGCCGTCCTCGCAACCGCGGTGCCAGCGGAGTGACGGATTCCTTTCTGGATCCGTATATCgaagtgctgctgcgcggcacaCGCGACGCGACGCTCGCGGCAttggcgccgtcgtggtCGCTGGTCGACAAGGCGTTACGAGCCGGCTCACGCGACTGTCAAGATATGGCTACGGCGGTCCGCTCACTCTGCACGGTTCCGATTCCGCAGCCACCGCGACCATGCTTGCTTGTGCTCCGTGAGGCATCGGATGATTTGCCATCATCttggtgcgccgccgctgccgcacctgtTAATCGGTCAGCagagcagcatcagcagcagcgcacactACGGCTGCATCACCTGGCGATTAGTCTGCTCAAGGGATTACCacgcctgccgcagctcacCGTCCACCTGCCTCAGCTTTGCTGGGATGACAGTGAGTCGAGAGGAGCCTGGCGCGCCTCGGCCGCGGTCGCGGACGACTGCCTGGGCGACAGATCAGGCAGCCGTTTTGCGGGCATCAGCTTCACGCACATGAGCCACGTGGTGGACTCTGTGCGCCAGTGCAGCCCGTGCGTCGTGTACCTGAGCGGTGTGGAAGAGTGGCTGAGAGGCACTAgcgcagagcgagagacggcAGCCACTGACTTGTCTTCAGACGACGAAGGGGTAGTCCGCGCCGGCTCCGAGGCAGCATCGCACACGGACTCCTCACGGCCCGACGCGTTCACCACTTCCGCAGATGCCAAGGTGGCTATCGATGGTGCAGAGGGCCTGTCGCCcgtgcaccagcagcagctctctcGCAGGCGGCAGCATCTATTACAGGTGTTCCGCTACTACCTGAACACGATGGCTGACACGGACGTCATCTTTCTGCTTCCctgcgcgacggctgcgACGTGCGAGCTGCTCATCGGACCAGAGAGCCCTGCCCCCGCCGCTTCCAAGCCGCGGACTGCGTCGACGGCATTATCCCCACAACAGCTGGACTCCCTGTCTCCATCTTCACCGACTCTCCAAGCAGACCCACCGAGCGCGGTGCAGCTCAGGCGCTTctcggcgcggcagcagcttctgcaTCCGCAGTTCTCTGTGGTGGTCGCAGCCGTATCCGCCGCACCACTGCCTAATGACCTGCGCCACTTCGTGGAGTACGTCTACCGCATCGTCGCCATGACGCttcagctgcaccaccgcaccgCTGTGGCCAGTGCAACAAGCGAGCCCACAAAGGTGCACGGGGagacgagggcgacggcggccgtaGGGCCTTCTGGCGCACTAGTGGTCGATAAAGCACCACCGTCGTCACCGCTCTCCGCCGCTAATCTGCGTgctcgccggcgcgccgACCGCGCCCAACGGTGCGAGCTCTGGCGCAGGGTCGAGTAccgtcgcctgcagctgcgccacgtgcTGATGAAGTGGGTGAGCCAGTACATCAACTCGGGCAAGTTCAAACTGTTGGCCAGCGCCGACCTCGACCTCGCTGCTGATAGCCCGCAGTTCAAgtcgtggcagcagcacacgcgccaccATCGCATTGGTCTGCAGGACATCCTCGAGAAGATCGAGGACGAGGCGTACGTATGTCTCTCACAGTACCACGACGATATTGACCAGCTCGTGCGCAACGTGCGTTCTTTCTTTCGCACGCGGGCGGCGCAGGATCAGCGCTACCGCCTCAAGGCGCTGGACCTGAAGGAGACCTGTCTGCTGAATATGTACAAACTGAACCGCGCCGTCATTCGCTTCTGCGAGGAGACGCGCGACATTCACGAGCCCTCGTCGGATGAGGATGCAGCCGACATgggagaggcgcagcgcgttgGGGCCGAGGGGCCAGGGCGAGATCCCACGGCTCTGGTCTCCAAGGATGCGGACCCGGCCCTCATCGCCGAGCAGTCTCGCCGGGCCATGAGCTTCTCTCAGCGTCCCTCGGCCCCGGTGCGGCGGAAGTCGCGGCGGTACTacggagagcggcgacgtcgccgaaAGCCCAAGAAAGACTCGAAGGCAGAAACGAGGAAGACGGCAGACGAAGTGGTGCTGACgagtgacggcggtggcgacgacgataGCGTTGACGGTGACGAGGAGGGTGAGCGAGTTTCGAACGAAGGCTCAGCCAGTGAGAAacaagcggcagcaccagcagcagaggaggaggacgtcaCAGCGAACGGTAGCCGCACGTCTGCTTCTGGTATGGCCAAGGACAGAGCATCTGTCTTGATCACTGCCTCATCGGCCCAGGACTGGGCATGCGGCCTTCTTGCCTCCCTGTCCTACACACGCCTCTACCAAGTCTTCAAGTCGATGATGCGTGGACTAGAGATGGAGGTGCGCGGCGCAGAGTGTCAGGTGACGTCGACCGTTCTCCCTGGTGAGGCTAGAAAGCCGAATGACGCTGCAGGCGTCCCACTAATAGTGACGGGGGATAGTGAGCGAGCACCAGATGCGTACGCCGCGACGGTGTTCAGGCAGCTTCTGCTCGCAGCAGTCGGTGAGTGA